Within the Bacillus sp. FSL K6-3431 genome, the region TCTCATTTCATTCAACGTTAGCTCAAAATCAAACAGATTTGCATTTTCTTGAATCCGCTCTTCATGGACTGATTTTGGAATAATAATTATTCCGTTTTGTAAATGCCATCTTAAAATAATTTGCGCAGTCGTTTTATGATGCTTTTCAGCAAGATGCTTAATCGTAGGTTCTTCAAGCAAGCGCCCTTGACCAAGTGGTGCCCATGCTTCCACAGCAATCCCCTGTTCTAGACAATACTCTCGAAGTGTCTCTTGCGTTAGACGAGGATGAAGTTCAACCTGATTGACAACTGGTTTTTCGTTGCTATGCGCAGCCAAATCCTGCAAATGATGGACTTGAAAATTACTTACTCCAATTGCACGCACTAATTTTTCATCATATAATCTTTCTAACGCGCGCCAGGTATCCCGATGTTTTTCTTTTACCGGC harbors:
- a CDS encoding aldo/keto reductase translates to MVKNLQATIKLHNGVEMPYLGLGVYKMKEHEESKNVIRAAIQHGYKSIDTAQLYENEDIVGQAIRESDVYRKDLFITTKVWNSNQGYDSTLKAFEASLNELKMDYVDLFLIHWPVKEKHRDTWRALERLYDEKLVRAIGVSNFQVHHLQDLAAHSNEKPVVNQVELHPRLTQETLREYCLEQGIAVEAWAPLGQGRLLEEPTIKHLAEKHHKTTAQIILRWHLQNGIIIIPKSVHEERIQENANLFDFELTLNEMREIDTLNLNERFGPDPDNFDF